The genomic region TGTCGAGGTTTCCGTTGGCCTGCAGGATCACGTAGCCCAGGCCCTCGTTGGCGCCGACGAACTCGCCGACCACCGCGCCGGTCACCGCCAGCGTCACCGCGACCTTCAGCCCGGCGAACAGCTGTGGCAGCGCGGCCGGGAAGCGGATCTTGACGAAGGTCTTCAGCGGCCCGCCGCCCATGGTGGCGGCCAGGTCCAGGGTCTCCGCGCCGACCGACTTGAGCCCGGTGACCATGGAGATCACCACCGGGAAGAACGCGATCAGCACCGCCACCAGCACCTTGGGCGCCAGCCCGAAACCCAGCCACACCACGAACAGCGGCGCGACCGCGATCTTGGGGATCACCTGGGCGAAGACCAGGACCGGGTAGAGCGTCTTCTCCAACGCGGGGGAGTAGACCATGGTCACCGCGGCCAGCACGCCGAGCACCGCGGCGATCAGGAAGCCCAGCACGGTCTCGTAGCCGGTGACCCAGGTGTGCTCGCTGAGGTAGCCCCACTTGGCGGCGAACAC from Crossiella sp. CA-258035 harbors:
- a CDS encoding ABC transporter permease, which encodes MTDRAPEVSRWRLAAERSWRPIALLAAALACWQLVTATGLVAPYLIPSPGATLAVFAAKWGYLSEHTWVTGYETVLGFLIAAVLGVLAAVTMVYSPALEKTLYPVLVFAQVIPKIAVAPLFVVWLGFGLAPKVLVAVLIAFFPVVISMVTGLKSVGAETLDLAATMGGGPLKTFVKIRFPAALPQLFAGLKVAVTLAVTGAVVGEFVGANEGLGYVILQANGNLDTPMLFAGLILMSLIGVALFALLELAERLLLPWHVSRRADPVTTL